One window of Fusarium keratoplasticum isolate Fu6.1 chromosome 2, whole genome shotgun sequence genomic DNA carries:
- a CDS encoding HTH APSES-type domain-containing protein: MAPNAERMLPTKHNPLMMEDIPDYTDLVARRRLGQTKLTPKMVGTGEAEQTSLGVFDYAHLRAPLPKGIVSGIFKSSPNSYFLMRRSFDGYVSATGMFKATFPYAEAADEEAERKFIKSLATTSPEETAGNIWIPPEQALALADEYQITPWIRALLDPAKISVTSTADSPPKNITAPPKFDPVKSSQPTLAPPTPTVIPRTTRSRRSASPTKTTRRAAASPRKRSLRTKVEAVETITEKTDLVNGETKETKQEDIVMQSTEFEPAIVLEPKEEEPKVKVHVEEEVSTDADGIETKHTVTEVELPLPTAGEPPSAEEIAQMMEAAKEMVQKNKEEEQQAKAETEGEEAQEEAPETEEAPPSAKKSKRKAADISVGDKDAADKTEETREEEQPRAKKVKTEAELRKEKVKNRALLGLGATVAVGAIVPWLMNFI, from the exons ATGGCCCCCAACGCCGAGCGCATGCTTCCTACGAAGCACAACCCTCTCATGATGGAGGACATCCCGGATT ATACGGATCTGGTTGCGCGCCGACGCCTCGGACAGACCAAGCTGACACCTAAGATGGTCGGCACTGGTGAGGCTGAGCAGACGTCTCTTGGCGTCTTCGACTACGCCCATCTGCGGGCTCCTCTGCCCAAGGGTATCGTCTCGGGCATCTTCAAGTCGAGCCCCAACAGCTACTTCCTGATGCGCCGCAGCTTCGACGGTTACGTTTCGGCCACCGGCATGTTCAAGGCCACCTTCCCATACGCCGAAgcggccgacgaggaagccgAGCGCAAGTTTATCAAGTCTCTGGCGACTACGAGCCCCGAAGAGACGGCCGGAAACATCTGGATCCCCCCGGAGCAGGctctcgccctcgccgatgAGTATCAGATTACCCCTTGGATCCGCGCCCTGCTCGATCCCGCCAAGATCTCGGTCACCAGCACCGCGGATTCGCCGCCCAAGAACATTACGGCGCCCCCCAAGTTTGACCCGGTCAAGTCGTCACAGCCTACACTGGCTCCTCCTACTCCAACTGTCATTCCTCGAACTACTCGGTCTCGCCGCTCAGCCAGCCCCACCAAGACCACGAGGCGCGCAGCTGCGTCGCCCCGAAAGCGAAGCCTCCgcaccaaggtcgaggccgTTGAGACCATCACCGAGAAGACCGATCTCGTCAAcggcgagaccaaggagacCAAGCAGGAGGACATTGTCATGCAGTCGACCGAGTTCGAGCCCGCCATCGTTCTggagcccaaggaggaggagcccaaggtcaaggttcacgtcgaggaggaagtgTCAACCGATGCGGACGGAATTGAGACCAAGCACACCGTGACCGAGGTCGAGCTTCCTCTGCCCACTGCTGGCGAGCCGCCCAGTGCTGAGGAGATTGCTcagatgatggaggctgccaaggagatggttcagaagaacaaggaggaggagcaacaggccaaggccgagacggAGGgcgaagaagcgcaagaagagGCGCCCGAGACAGAAGAGGCACCTCCTTCTGCTAAGAAGAGCAAGCGAAAGGCTGCCGATATCTCAGTAGGCGACAAGGACGCCGCCGACAAGACCGAAGAGActcgagaagaggaacagCCCAGAGCAAAGAAGGTCAAGACAGAGGCTGAGCTACGGAAAGAAAAGGTCAAGAACCGAGCACTGCTCGGACTGGGTGCCACCGTTGCGGTTGG CGCCATTGTCCCTTGGCTCATGAACTTTATCTAA
- a CDS encoding 3-hydroxyisobutyrate dehydrogenase, translated as MRPSTRLGSLVLRRGFASSARRLDNYAFVGLGQMGYQMAKNLQSKLKPSDKVSIFDINPESMKGLETEMKAASTGAAVELAASAFDASKDADTVITVLPEPQHVQGVYKSIITDSLPKKDRVFIDCSTIDPSTSRQVAKTVSSAGQGTFVDAPMSGGVVGATAGTLTFMLGSPPSLVPRLEPVLLLMGKKVLHCGEQGAGLSAKLANNYLLALNNIATAEAMNLGMQWGLDPKKLAGVINVSTGKCWPSEVNNPVAGVVETAPANRDYRGGFGIGLMKKDLRLAIVAAEEAGARMELAKPAFAVYEAAEKEERCQGRDFSVVYRYLGGKEE; from the exons ATGAGACCTTCAACACGACTTGGAAGCCTTGTGCTTCGACGAGGCTTTGCCAGTTCAGCACGACGACTGGATAACTATGCCTTTGTCGGCCTGGGACAGATG GGTTACCAAATGGCCAAGAACCTACAATCCAAGTTAAAGCCCTCGGACAAGGTGTCCATCTTTGACATCAATCCCGAGTCCATGAAGGGCCTTGAGACGGAGATGAAGGCTGCCTCAACTGGTGCGGCGGTTGAGCTGGCTGCCAGCGCGTTTGATGCCTCCAAAGATGCT GACACCGTCATCACTGTCCTCCCCGAACCTCAGCACGTCCAGGGTGTCTACAAGTCTATAATTACAGATTCTCTGCCCAAGAAGGACCGTGTTTTCATTGACTGCTCAACCATTGACCCCTCGACTTCCCGTCAAGTTGCCAAGACGGTCTCCTCTGCTGGTCAAGGCACATTTGTTGACGCCCCCATGTCCGGCGGTGTCGTGGGAGCTACTGCCGGAACCCTCACCTTTATGCTCGGTTCTCCCCCATCTCTTGTCCCTCGATTGGAGCCTGTCCTACTCCTCATGGGCAAGAAGGTCCTCCACTGCGGTGAGCAGGGTGCCGGTCTCTCAGCCAAGCTCGCCAACAACTACCTCCTAgccctcaacaacatcgccaccgccgaggccatgaaCCTGGGAATGCAGTGGGGTCTGGACCCCAAGAAGCTGGCGGGCGTCATCAACGTGAGCACGGGCAAGTGCTGGCCGAGCGAGGTCAACAACCCCGTGGCGGGCGTCGTCGAGACGGCCCCGGCAAACCGGGATTACCGCGGTGGCTTCGGAATCGGTCTCATGAAGAAGGACCTCAGGCTAGCCATTGTcgcggccgaggaggcgggCGCGAGGATGGAGCTGGCCAAGCCGGCGTTTGCGGTGtatgaggctgctgagaaggaagagaggtGTCAGGGGCGAGACTTTTCGGTCGTTTACAGGTATCTGGGCGGCAAGGAGGAATAG
- a CDS encoding putative kinetochore protein NUF2 has product MAYNPRMSIIPTSQQQSRPRKKEEEADAFMRLSDREIVGCITEIGINFTVADLQKPNAVHIQQIFEWFAELLLNATRETVEPAMRAAAEDICGEFADVIPPDTRNLMGFYVSLRRLLFECGITDFSFNDLYRPTYDRLVKIFSYVINFVRFRESQTSVIDQHYNKAESTKTRIETLYAENLENEGRLEDMRHNQKAMEAQVREKTMRNEELKKRLLELRRNQEKVAARLEDAKQKKGELTALLEQKTQEKVTLKQESTKLRPYVLQSPSALQDNLTELREILNNDKSHIDALDRRARALQTSTDSFSVVSTDVASCIKILDEIASELSKEEEELARNAKQRDALSERNNNAHEVERAEGLLKRQLSKWTERTEKLRERSNQKAQEAKERMQELSAVHKQLTAERTEKGKEMEVRRVRIEQTEKKMLDLKENIENEVHSAHEEYRKMEAHIELYIAEMEQAIA; this is encoded by the exons ATGGCGTACAACCCGAGAATGAGCATTATTCCAACCTCGCAGCAGCAGTCGCGGCCGCgaaagaaggaagaagaggctgaTGCCTTCATGCGTCTATCAGACCGCGAAATCGTGGGCTGCATCACCGAAATCGGCATCAACTTCACCGTCGCGGACCTTCAGAAACCCAATGCCGTCCATATTCAGCAGATATTTGAGTGGTtcgccgagctcctcctcaatgcGACGCGCGAGACTGTCGAGCCAGCCATGCGCGCTGCCGCCGAAGACATCTGCGGCGAGTTTGCGGATGTCATCCCCCCGGACACACGCAACCTGATGGGCTTCTACGTCTCGCTACGTAGGCTTCTGTTTGAGTGCGGAATCACCGACTTCAGCTTCAACGACCTGTACCGACCTACATATGATCGCCTGGTTAAGATCTTCAGCTACGTGATCAACTTTGTGCGGTTCCGGGAATCGCAGACCAGCGTCATCGACCAGCACTATAACAAGGCAGAGTCGACCAAGACACGCATCGAGACTCTCTACGCCGAGAACCTGGAGAACGAGGGTCGTCTGGAAGATATGCGACACAACCAGAAAGCGATGGAGGCCCAGGTCCgagagaagacgatgagaaACGAAGAACTCAAGAAGAGGCTACTGGAGCTCCGAAGGAACCAAGAAAAGGTCGCCGCGCGACTCGAGGATGCGAAGCAAAAGAAGGGCGAGCTTACGGCTTTGCTGGAGCAAAAGACACAAGAAAAAGTCACATTGAAACAGGAGAGCACCAAGTTGCGACCCTATGTGCTTCAGAGCCCTTCGGCTCTTCAAGATAACTTGACGGAGCTTCGCGAGATTCTCAACAACGACAAGTCCCACATCGACGCTCTGGATCGCCGAGCCAGAGCTCTTCAGACTTCGACAGACTCCTTCTCTGTCGTTTCCACAGATGTAGCATCCTGTATCAAGATCCTGGACGAGATTGCATCGGAGCTgtccaaggaggaggaggaactgGCGCGCAACGCAAAGCAACGAGACGCTCTCTCGGAGCGCAATAACAACGCTCATGAGGTGGAGCGCGCCGAGGGTCTCCTTAAGCGCCAGCTTTCCAAGTGGACAGAGCGGACGGAGAAGCTCCGCGAGCGCAGCAACCAAAAGGCacaggaggccaaggagaggATGCAAGAGCTCAGCGCAGTGCACAAGCAGCTCACAGCTGAGCGCaccgagaagggcaaggagatggaggtcCGGCGTGTAAGGATCGAACAAaccgagaagaag ATGCTCGACCTGAAGGAGAACATCGAGAACGAAGTTCACAGCGCACACGAAGAGTATCGAAAGATGGAGGCTCATATCGAGCTTTACATTGCAGAGATGGAGCAGGCTATTGCTTAG
- a CDS encoding Serine/threonine-protein phosphatase, with translation MPGLPSSVDLDECISRLYKKELLAESVIEAICAKTKELLMRESNVVHVRAPITVVGDIHGQFFDLIEIFRIGGYCPDTNYLFLGDYVDRGMFSVETISLLVCLKLRYPNRVHLIRGNHESRGVTQSYGFYTECSRKYGNANVWHYFTDMFDFLTLSVVINDQIFCVHGGQFQARVCSAAALIRRLGLSPSIHSIDQIKIIDRFREIPHEGPMADLVWSDPDPERDEFSLSPRGAGYTFGAQVVKKFLAVNNMSHILRAHQLCQEGFQVLYDDRLSTVWSAPNYCYRCGNMASVLEVSDTGERFFNVFAAAPENDMHKELQPGNEKSADGNALPDYFL, from the exons ATGCCTGGGCTACCAT CATccgtcgacctcgacgagtGCATCTCGCGCCTGTACAAGAAGGAGCTCCTCGCCGAGTCCgtcatcgaggccatctgcGCAAAGACAAAGGAGCTTCTGATGCGCGAGAGTAATGTCGTCCACGTCCGCGCCcccatcaccgtcgtcggCGACATCCACGGCCAGTTCTTTGATCTGATCGAGATCTTTCGCATCGGCGGCTACTGCCCCGACACAAACTACCTCTTCCTCG GAGACTATGTCGACCGCGGCATGTTCAGCGTGGAGACCATCTCGCTGCTTGTGTGTTTAAAGCTACGATACCCCAATCGCGTGCATCTGATCCGCGGGAACCACGAGTCGCGCGGCGTCACCCAGTCATATGGCTTCTACACCGAGTGCTCGCGCAAGTATGGCAACGCCAACGTGTGGCACTACTTTACCGACATGTTTGACTTTTTGACTTTGAGTGTCGTCATCAACGACCAAATATTCTGCGTCCACGGCGGTCAGTTTCAAGCCCGCGTCTGCTCTGCAGCAGCTCTAATACGACGTCTAGGcctctccccctccatccattctATCGACCAAATCAAAATCATAGATCGCTTCCGCGAGATCCCCCACGAAGGCCCCATGGCCGACCTCGTCTGGTCCGACCCCGACCCCGAGCGCGACGAGttctccctctccccgcGAGGTGCTGGCTACACGTTTGGAGCCCAAGTGGTTAAGAAGTTCCTGGCCGTCAACAACATGTCGCACATCCTCAGGGCCCACCAGCtctgccaagaaggcttcCAGGTGCTCTACGACGACCGGCTCAGCACCGTCTGGAGCGCCCCCAACTACTGCTACCGCTGCGGCAACATGGCCAGCGTTCTCGAGGTTAGCGATACAGGGGAGCGTTTCTTTAACGTCTTTGCAGCCGCCCCCGAGAATGACATGCATAAGGAGCTGCAGCCCGGGAACGAAAAGTCTGCCGACGGTAATGCCTTGCCAGACTATTTCCTCTGA